From the genome of Chelmon rostratus isolate fCheRos1 chromosome 1, fCheRos1.pri, whole genome shotgun sequence, one region includes:
- the blzf1 gene encoding golgin-45, with translation MTAAVRDCAKVPIRGAGDGMETKKPPAVLEVNTDTLPSGPAALPLLKVASPKHSPKFTHPAPAAAPQPLGVLHLGKVSREACTELEAVRIVVPRAAISRTTRAGPVEEKGEAGQQVEEQGSPPLPLVEDWRGQLEKLQNSERRLLQDKEGLSNQLRVQTEVNRELKKLLVASVGDDLQYHFERLAREKNQLILENEALGRNLAHTAEQLERMSIQCDVWRSKFLASRVMAEELTNARVALQRQTREAQGAIQDLLLEREEFSRDMVLTHRSLEQLLVSLQWGRQQTYYPSAQPLSTGELAAANHKLADAINSHLLGNTTSSVVKSSSATAEQLCSTPAEKMAEKVLKILDPISCSENMEEPPLSDSTPSNFLSSKKSIGRFHPYTRYENITFNCCERCTGDILVL, from the exons ATTGTGCCAAAGTGCCTATTCGAGGCGCTGGCGATGGCATGGAAACTAAAAAACCACCTGCGGTCCTGGAGGTAAACACAGATACACTGCCATCAGGTCCAGCTGCACTTCCCCTCCTGAAGGTGGCTAGCCCAAAACACAGCCCCAAATTTACCCATCCTGCCCCCGCTGCTGCCCCTCAACCGCTTGGGGTGTTGCATCTGGGCAAAGTGAGTCGAGAGGCCTGCACAGAGTTGGAGGCCGTGAGGATTGTCGTCCCACGTGCCGCTATCAGCCGGACCACCCGTGCAGGACCCGTTGAGGAGAAAGGGGAGGCTGGGCAACAGGTTGAGGAGCAGGgctctccccctctgcctctgGTGGAGGACTGGAGAGGACAGCTGGAAAAGTTACAGAACTCTGAACgcaggctgctgcaggacaaGGAAGGCCTTTCCAATCAACTCCGTGTGCAGACAGAG GTGAACCGTGAGCTAAAGAAACTGCTGGTGGCCTCTGTGGGTGATGACCTTCAGTACCACTTTGAGCGTCTGGCTCGGGAGAAGAACCAGTTGATTCTGGAGAATGAGGCTCTAGGCCGGAACTTGGCTCACACTGCGGAGCAGCTGGAGCGAATGAGTATCCAGTGTGATGTTTGGAGGAGCAAGTTCCTGGCCAGCAG AGTCATGGCAGAGGAGCTGACGAATGCAAGAGtagctctgcagagacagaccaGAGAGGCACAAGGAGCCATCCAGGACCTGCTGTTAGAAAGAGAGGAGTTCTCAAGAGACATGGTGCTCACTCACAG ATCTCTGGAGCAGCTCCTGGTGTCTCTGCAGTGGGGCAGACAGCAAACGTACTACCCCAGCGCACAGCCCCTCAGCACCGGAGAGCtggcagcagccaatcacaagctTGCAGATGCCATCAACTCCCACCTCCTGGGCAACACCACCAGCAGCGTGGTGAAGAGCAGCAGTGcaacagctgagcagctctgcagcacaccGGCTGAGAAGATGGCTGAGAAG GTGCTGAAGATTTTAGATCCAATTTCCTGTTCAGAAAACATGGAAGAGCCACCACTTAGTGACTCCACCCCCTCAAACTTCCTCAGCAGTAAGAAGAGCATCGGCAGGTTTCACCCATACACCCGCTACGAGAACATTACTTTTAACTGCTGTGAGCGCTGCACTGGAGACATCCTGGTACTGTAG
- the trmt10c gene encoding tRNA methyltransferase 10 homolog C, producing the protein MLRLFSIYGFPVLWKCSHQGPSCVTQRKVLSLLPVSSTFRHRPLTLACHFSTGRPVWSDALQPKIDRSEEKEAIDLNKWKSIMRSQAASEEKQQVNDEEEASDADENLKEPEDDLKNSSSLQATRDLVAMWRQAGKRVPQEITDEEVQTLSGLTAKSSMKKYLKHLALRERHKEVRKEKKQKKKEEREASMNRNKAKDSNAEEGNDQRGRELKNTFLLQVRSQSVVKLHSWRSAQAMVFGQPLVFDMSYESNMVRREVENTVCQLMEAEGWNRRATDPFHLHFCNLQPKGAYMQQLLKRYGAEAWDNLLVTSTDHQHVDVFPREKLVYLTADSRNVLHTFDHSKVYIIGALVDRSIQSGLSLANAKRLNLATARLPLDEFLHWDMGAKNLTLDQMIRIMMTMKDTGKWEEALKFVPKRKHDGFHKDQTEKDITNKWVRGVTHHGPRVDNGRQLRSGERTFKNESQKLYRFHNQSGFTGRDRMTGLPSGRENQPATTRVQTSLKNTLAGRKGAGKSKIWWDDK; encoded by the coding sequence ATGTTACGGCTGTTCTCTATCTATGGTTTTCCTGTACTGTGGAAATGCAGTCATCAGGGGCCATCCTGTGTTACccaaaggaaagttttaagttTACTCCCAGTCAGCAGCACCTTCCGTCACCGACCACTCACCCTTGCTTGCCACTTTAGTACTGGGAGGCCAGTATGGAGCGATGCCCTGCAGCCAAAGATAGACAGATCTGAGGAAAAAGAGGCAATAGATCTGAACAAATGGAAATCTATCATGAGATCCCAAGCTGCATCAGAAGAGAAACAACAAGtcaatgatgaagaggaagcaaGTGATGCTGATGAAAACCTCAAAGAACCAGAAGATGATTTAAAGAACAGTTCTTCGCTGCAGGCAACTCGGGATCTGGTTGCAATGTGGCGGCAAGCTGGGAAGCGTGTACCTCAAGAGATTACTGATGAAGAGGTTCAGACGCTGTCAGGGCTCACTGCCAAATCCTCTATGAAAAAGTACCTGAAGCACCTGGCTCTCAGGGAGCGCCACAAAGAGGTGCGtaaagagaagaagcagaagaagaaggaagaaagggaagCTTCGATGAATCGGAATAAAGCAAAGGACAGCAATGCAGAGGAAGGCAAtgatcagagagggagagaactgaaaaacacattcctCCTCCAGGTTAGGAGCCAGTCCGTGGTCAAGCTGCATTCCTGGAGGAGCGCCCAGGCCATGGTGTTTGGTCAGCCGCTGGTCTTTGACATGAGCTATGAGTCCAACATGGTCAGGCGGGAGGTAGAGAATACAGTTTGCCAGCTGATGGAGGCAGAAGGGTGGAACCGGCGTGCCACTGATCCCTTTCACCTCCACTTCTGCAACCTGCAGCCAAAAGGGGCTTACATGCAGCAACTGCTCAAAAGATATGGTGCAGAGGCCTGGGACAACCTGCTCGTCACCAGCACTGACCACCAGCATGTTGATGTGTTCCCCAGGGAAAAGCTGGTATATCTCACTGCAGACTCCCGCAATGTTCTCCACACGTTTGACCACTCCAAGGTCTACATAATTGGAGCTCTAGTGGACCGATCGATCCAGTCAGGCTTGTCACTGGCCAATGCCAAGCGTCTTAATCTGGCCACAGCCCGTTTACCGCTGGATGAGTTTCTCCACTGGGACATGGGAGCCAAAAATCTGACTCTGGACCAGATGATCCGCATCATGATGACTATGAAGGACACAGGCAAATGGGAGGAGGCGTTGAAGTTTGTGCCGAAGAGGAAGCATGATGGCTTCCACAAGGACCAGACGGAGAAAGATATTACCAATAAATGGGTCAGGGGAGTCACACATCATGGACCAAGAGTGGACAATGGCAGGCAGTTAAGATCTGGTGAACggacatttaaaaatgagagCCAAAAACTTTACAGGTTTCATAATCAGTCTGGGTTCACTGGTAGAGACAGAATGACTGGACTGCCCAGTGGCAGAGAAAACCAACCTGCTACAACCAGAGTACAGACATCACTTAAGAATACCTTGGCGGGAAGAAAAGGTGCAGGCAAAAGCAAGATATGGTGGGATGACAAGTGA
- the LOC121607054 gene encoding thioredoxin-like protein 4B: MSLFLPKLSCKKDIDEVIKCVAEKVVVLRFGRDEDSVCLQLDEILSKTAHDLSNMASIYIVDVDKAPIYTRYFDISFIPSTVFFFNGQHMKVDYGSPDHTKFVGSFKTKQDFMDLIEVIYRGAMRGKMIVQSPIDPQNIPKYDLLYHGI; this comes from the exons ATGAGTTTGTTTTTGCCTAAATTAAGTTGCAAAAAAGACATAGATGAAGTTATCAAATGCGTAGCAGAAAAGGTCGTAGTATTGAGGTTTGGGAGAGACGAAGACTCGGTTTGTCTCCAGCTGGATGAGATT CTGTCAAAAACAGCCCATGACCTGAGTAACATGGCGTCCATCTACATCGTTGATGTGGATAAAGCTCCCATCTACACAAGATACTTTGACATCAGCTTCATCCcctccactgttttctttttcaatggACAGCACATGAAAGTGGATTATGG ctcCCCAGATCACACCAAGTTTGTTGGCAGCTTCAAGACCAAGCAAGATTTCATGGATCTGATTGAGGTCATATACAGAGGAGCTATGCGTGGGAAGATGATTGTCCAGAGTCCCATAGATCCTCAAAATATTCCCAAATATGATCTCCTCTACCATGGAATTTAG